aatgaacATGGGAAATGAACAAGTTTACAAAAGAGGAATAAAGTTGGAAATTGCAATTGTGAAAacgaaacaaaagagaaaggaatTGAACAGGGGAAAAACGAAAGAAGgagtttacaaaatttttaaagagaaaggaaatgagCATGGGAAATGAACAAGTTTACAAATATATAGAGTTTTTCAAGACTTGCTAATATAATGAACATCTATATCAATCCATATTAAAAAGTAGCTAAACTAGTTGAAtacaatagaataataataaacaaggtAAATGAAGACGGTTGGAAGCTAAGTCTTCAACATTCCAATTCAATCCAACTTTCTAAATCCAAGGGATTAGATATGCTCAAATCAATCTAATTTGATTCTCCAAATATGTTTCCCTAAATGATACAATATTAATTGATGGGTTAGATACAATCCACAATATCAACacaacccaaaaatttaaatcGGTAAATTGTCAATCAcctaaatatgaaaattgttcAGTCTGTCAGAGTGCTTCAAGAAGTGGGCACTTCTTTAAGCACATCTCAGTCATCCCATATTTTTTAACAACACAACCCTATAAAAGGGTATCTCATAAAGAGATGCATCCTTATGAAAGGGTATCTTAtgtaaaaatacatttatttagtATCTATATAAAGAATTATTCTATTAGCCATTTTTACTATTGTGATTGGAATGTTACAGATTTTGTTGTACTTTGAAGGCATTTAAGAAAAGTACTCTGCACGACTCAAAGCCATCAAATTTTACTAACCttatctttttttcttatttcaatgtttttatttattttctaacaaTCTTAAAGCTTTTATATGATTTGATATGACATTTCAATGTAAGATTGTAATGACAGACAAGAGAGAAGAATAATAGGTTGTAATGGCCTTCATTGTTTAATTAAACTTCTAATAtgaatattcaatgtttaatggAATTTTTGCAAAGTCTGGGATGCAAGACTTGTAATCATGGTTTGGATTTGTTAGTTGTTTGCATAAATAAGTTATTTCCATGTTTTAgctatttaaaagaatttcttcGGGCAAAAGACAGTCATGAGATAAAAGAGATATTgccataaattttatttaattagtcaTGCATTACTTTACTATAAATAATACATGAACTTGGGCTTTTCCAGCAATACcattccttatttatttattgcccTTTTCACTTGAATGCAGACCAGCAAAGAATCCCTTAGGGTTGCTCTCGAATGCGCCCCTCGATATAATGGCCGCACCTCCACTCCCCGGAGCTACCATCATTCCCGAAGCCCCACCTCCGCCTTTGGATGTGCTTCCTCCTCCAACATTTCCAGAGCCACCACCGCTGCCTCCGCAACCACCTTTGCTGCCACCGCCACTTCCACCTTTGCCACCACCCATTTGAATGCACAAGTTATAACAATGAATGAAATCTCAAAAACTGCGATATGATGAGCCAAGGAAGTGTGAATCGTTTCAATATTTATACCAGTAGTAGTGGAGTAGTCAAACTCCACTTTAATTCACCTTAGTTATTATCTTCTTATATTAATTAAGCATGCTGTTTGCATAGATTAATGTAGCTTcatttattgataatttggtGATTTTGACCAACTTTGGAActacaatttaatattattcatcAGCATTGAATTTACTTGATATTTTCCATTCAATTAAAtaggattttattaatttgaaaattatactACTGAtcagtaattttattttaaacaattcaatCCAACAAGTTTTAGCATCACGATTGATGATATTAGTATGTAAGCAGAGAATTGATCCTCAAGTTCATCTCTAggattcaattaatttttttaatttcttcaatgGTTTACTGTATGTATTCATATTCATTCTTTAATGCACACTCTTAAGCTTGACCTTAAAACCGAGACAATCAATagaaaattctataaaattaatgaaatatacaTTAAATCTCCAAATTCTAATTATACCctatatttgttactttattatATTCGGTTCAATCACCTAGTTAACATTATAGAAATCATATTTTGTTTGGGTCAATTTTGGATTAAtctctatttaaatttaaatattataatttttagtgtaAATTATTCCATAATGTTTGCTAGTTtgacttattatttattatgattattattttaattattgtggTATAAtactaaacaaaaacaaaaaagaaaggaaaaagaaaattcacaaaatgctatctatatatgtgtttgcaattatatatataaaaatattacatactGGCCGGATCGAACCGACAGAAACCAAATCAGCTCAAGGTATCGGCGATAACGACGGTGGCATTCCGATGACCGGAAAATGAGACTCTatcagagaatttgatttcagattaatgattcaaaaataatattattttaatacatttaatattaaattaatattaaagtgattatcttaatatttaatttaatttaatgtttatcttgtagataaatattctattaatttaataagatttaatatttatcaagataaatattagattaaatttaatattaaagtgactaagtttaatcatagttgaactctctaaactctccctatataaagagagtcttgggtcattatttttcacacatTTGAATTCAAGACAAAGTTGTACAGACAAAATTCCTTAAAGaagttatttcaaaaaatttctagagatagttttataatttacagCTTGGCCCAAAAGTTTAgtgaaattgcaaaattaccccactgataatttttgtgtgaaattttctatttcgaAGCAAGCCCACACTCGAAAAATATGAGCTTGaagatagcggagaagactattCGGTCGAAACATTCATCCCAGACGAATCGAAAagttataattttgattgaatgtttattactttagatattaTAACCAAGTTCTTATTCTggaaaactaatttaaaactttagcttttccctaaatttatttgatgttgcGTTTTCCAAACCCGATTTTCCAAGAAAGACAACATGTGTAGCATCAACATTTAGAGTATCTATTTCTCATAATCAAACTTATATAAACTAGCATTGTTATGTactaataaaagattaaaattcaaCTTACAAAACTTCATAGGCCAAATATCAATATACCAAAATGTCCTTTTAAACAACATGACCAAAACAACCTAAGTGTGAGACCCCAGTATGTGACCCAATTGTCAAGTCCAAGCTACAAGGTGCCACATTCGTTACGGGAGCAACTACATTTAACAAATTTCAACaagtttatcaattttaaaattacactaCTGAtcagtaatttttattttaaacaattcaatCCAACAAATTTTAGCATCACGATTGATGATATTTGTATGTAAGCGGACAATTGATCCTCAAGTTCATCTGTCTAGGAttcagttaaattttttttaatttcttcaatgGTTTACTGTATGTATTCATATTCATGCTTTAATGCACACTCTACAAGCTTGACCTTAAAACCGAGGCAATCCATAGAAAATTctgtaaaattaatgaaatatacattgaatctctaatttctaattatacctatatttgttactttattatATTCGGTTCAATCACCTACTTAACATTATAGTAATCATATTTTTTTGGGTCAATTTTGGATTAAtctctatttaaatttaagtattataatttttagtgtaAATTATTCCATAATGTTTGCTAGTCtgacttattatttattatgattattattttaattattgtggTATAGtactaaacaaaaacaaaaaagaaggaaaaagaaaattcataaaatgctatctatatatgtgtttgcagctatatatatacaaatattacaTACTGGCCGGATCGAGCCGGCAGAAACCAAATCAGCTCAGGGTGTCGGTGGTAGCGACGGTGGCATTCCAATGACGGGAAAATGAGACTCTatcagagaatttgatttcagattaacgatacaaaaataatattattttaatacatttaatattaaattaatattaaagtgattatcttaatatttaatttaatttaatgtttatcttgtagataaatattctattaatttaataagatttaatatttatcaagataaatattagattaaatttaatattaaagtgactaagtttaatcatagttgacctctctaaactcttcctatataaagagagtcttgggtcattatttttcacacagTTGAATTCAAGACAAAGTTGTAGAGACAAAATTCcttgaagaaattatttcagaaaatttttagagataGTTTTCTAATTTACAACTTGGCCCAAAAGTTTagtgaaattacaaaattaccccactgataatttttgtgtgaaattttctgattcgaagccAGCCCACACTCGACAAACATGAGCTTGaagatagcggagaagactattCAGTCGAAACGTTCAACCTAAACGAatcgaaaatgtacaattttgattaaatgtttattactttagatatcataaCCAAGTTCTTattctggaaaaataatttaaaactctagcttttccctaaatttatttgatgttgcGTTTTCCAAACCCGATTTTCCAAGAAAGACAACATGTGTAGCATCAACATTTAAAGTATCTATTTCTCATAATCAAACTTATATAAACTAGCATTGTTATgtactaataaaatattaaaattcaacttaTAAAACTTCATAGGCCAAATATCAATATACCAAAATGTCCTTTTAAACAACATGATCAAAACAACTTAAGTGTGAAACCCCGGTACGTGACCCAATCGTCGAGTCCGAGCTACAAGTTGCCACATTCGTTTCCGGAGCAACtacatttaacaaaattcaacaagtttatcaattttaaaattacactaCTGATcagtgatttttattttaaacaattcaatCCAACAAGTTTTAGCATCACGATTGATGATATTAGTATGTAAGCAGAGAATTGATCCTCAAGTTCATCTCTGTatgattcaattaaatttttttttaacttcttcAATGGTTTACTGTATGTATCCATATTCATGCTTTAATGCACACTCTACAAGCTTGACCTTAAAACTGAGGCAATTAatagaaaattctttaaaattaatgaaatatacaTTGAGTCTCCGAATTCTAATTATACCCTATATTTGTTAGTTTATTATATTCGGTTCAATCACCTATTTAACATTATAGTAATCATATTTTGTTTGGGTCAATTGACAACAAAAGTTTGACAATTTGTCAACTTAATTTACAAGccatacataatataaaatttaaaattccttTGTCTTGTTCCAACTTTCCAACTAAACAAAACGGTTAAGCCTGAATTGTTCATATCACCATTACATAACATGTTAAGAATCATATACCAAGATATAATCAAACAACTATAATTTATCATaccaattcatttcatttctatttcaataACCAACTATTTCTCCCGGATAACAATGGTAAATTGACTTTAGATATCCGGGAGGGTAATGCTGGCACAAGTTGGGAAAAGGACATTAACTGATTCACGATGCTGTTCACATAAGCTTCAGAGAagccgcaacatatgcaggatcTTAAGCCATCCGTATGGTATCCATCATCAGTACATAGTGCCTGAAACTGTAATCACCGACGCTGAGTGCCTGAAACTGTAACACCGGTGCAAAGTACCTAATACTATAATCTCCGACAACTAGTGTCTGAAACACACTAATaacatgacatttgtatcctaacTTCACTAAGTTCACACGGGCTTTAACCtgtataatttaatcttttcatgaCATTAACCATATAACAAGGTTAATTTGGTTTCAACTCTCCATAGCATAAAatgtttcaattcaaacaaaGACAAAAGCCATATTTTGTCAAACAAGCCTTTGATCACATTTACAACTACCTCGAACAACCattatacacatatacatatacaaatatatatacaacaatgatttcaaaaataataagcaTAATAACATctaatacgaacttaccaaaaCACTGTAGTTACCGACACCTCGACAACTACTACTCGACGACTTTTCCTTTCCCGCAATTATTAACCGATTGATCAGTTTGTTGTTATGCAAAACAACAACCTTGTTCGAGccttttaaacttcaaaaatggtgttttcatgtttttatttcgGTAAGAAGACCAAATGAAAATGATAgcccttttgttttattattttaacatattttataattaatttccatTCCAAGCCTTGTGAAAACACTTTTTAGCTCaattaatcaatattaatcaatagcgattaagttttataacttttacgatttagtcctttttctttaattaactaaaaaatcactaaaatttctagACCAAACCtcaatacatgtatataataactccataaatatttaataaaaatatttacggactcgatATACTGAAAcaaggtcttgatacctcattttccaaaaccacttgactttagggacaaaccacttgtacttaactattcattcaaataacaaaaattatcaaatcaaaattcaatataatattatatttgactcgtaaatattaaaaaataaaatttatggtcTCACTTGTCAAAATTGAGGCCTTGAAACTgttattttcgacaccactgaaaacgggctgttacatctTGTCTCCAGACAAGCCTCATTTGTTGTTAggtatttttttgtttcaatgtcAACATGTCTCAAGGCAAGGTCCTTGTTTGGTTGTGTCTCAAGACTAGGTCTCAAAACCAACCTCccctattttcttattttaacttTGATGTTTGGTTGTGTCGAGATAAAAGGTTCTCGTCTCAATACCTGGGGCAGGGCAAGACTATTTGagcttcaaattttatttatctcaaGACAACAGTCTTATGTCTCGAGATTTTTATAGGATTGTCCCTAGACTAACATCCCAAGTCTCGAGACATTAAGCATGTAGGTCTAAATATAAGGCAAAGTTTGCTCTTGTGGTATCAAAACGTTATCATATTATCTTTAGACACAATGGTAAAATTACCCTAAATGCACATTTTCAAAGGTCCAAACTAAACCAAATGGCACCTTTAATGTACCTAAACTTTACATTAAAGTTACATCATCAATGTGATGCATCCAAACAAAATCAAACATCATCAAATCATAACCACCAATGCATCAACATTTAAGTATCTAATTATCATAATCAAACTTATATAAACTAGCACTGTTATGTACtaatataagattaaaattCAACTTATAAAACTTCATAGGCCAAATATCAATATACCAAAATGTCCTTTTAAACAACATGACCAAAACAACTTAAGTGTAACATCCCGATACCCGACCTAATCATCAGGTCCGAGCTACAAGGTGCCACATTCGTTGCCGGGGCAACTATATTCAACAAAATTCAACCCaacatttttatacatttaaatataaatgattcACGCATATGATACAATATGTTATTAGCTTTAGGCTTATATGAGTATACGAAAGCTCTTTTTCTATCCCGAGATAAAAAATGGACCAACTTATAAAGAATGTAAAGTTTTGAGTTGACATCACGACTTTAGGGTTTCCTCTTCATGATGTGATTCTATGGCTAGGCTCGTCATGACCTTGAAGTAACGACGTCGCCACAAGAATCTTGTGTTGTTCCTCATCACGACGCCAATGTTCGTCATCGTGACGTGACAACCTATTACATCTAAATTCATCCTGTTGCAAGTCAAAACAACCTAGAAACACTAATAAAATGTTTTCATGCTATCAAATTATCAAACCTACCAACGATGCCAAGTGAAAATGTccttaaaaatgattatatCCAAAATAAAAC
The nucleotide sequence above comes from Gossypium raimondii isolate GPD5lz chromosome 13, ASM2569854v1, whole genome shotgun sequence. Encoded proteins:
- the LOC128035900 gene encoding uncharacterized protein LOC128035900, translated to MGGGKGGSGGGSKGGCGGSGGGSGNVGGGSTSKGGGGASGMMVAPGSGGAAIISRGAFESNPKGFFAGLHSSEKGNK